One region of Lactobacillus johnsonii genomic DNA includes:
- the sdaAA gene encoding L-serine ammonia-lyase, iron-sulfur-dependent, subunit alpha: protein MYNHVKEIVADAEKQEKPISELIIEQECKLSGLSREKVWNKMKYNLETMRAAVSEGSTGKGVFSHTGLTGGEAIKIKKYREKGHTLSGDFIMEAVQNAVATNEVNAAMGVICATPTAGSSGTLPGILFMLEKKLDLNEEQMIRFLFTAGGMGLVIGNNAEIAGATGGCQAEVGSASAMGAAAAVEIAGGTPAQSSQALAIAMSNLLGLVCDPIAGLVEVPCVKRNAIGAGNALIAADMALAGCTSVIPADECIEAMKKVGHQMPVALRETGIGGLAGTPTGQAIKARIFGKDV, encoded by the coding sequence ATGTACAATCACGTTAAAGAAATTGTTGCAGACGCTGAAAAACAAGAAAAACCTATTTCAGAATTGATAATTGAACAAGAATGCAAATTATCAGGATTATCACGAGAAAAAGTATGGAATAAAATGAAATATAATCTTGAAACCATGCGTGCTGCGGTTAGTGAGGGAAGTACTGGTAAAGGAGTATTTTCTCATACTGGCTTAACAGGTGGTGAAGCGATTAAAATAAAAAAATATCGTGAAAAAGGTCATACTCTTTCTGGTGATTTCATAATGGAAGCTGTGCAAAATGCAGTAGCAACAAATGAAGTAAATGCTGCGATGGGCGTCATTTGTGCAACCCCAACAGCTGGCTCTTCTGGCACACTTCCAGGTATTTTATTTATGCTTGAAAAAAAGCTCGACTTAAATGAAGAACAAATGATTCGCTTTCTCTTTACTGCAGGAGGAATGGGATTAGTTATTGGAAATAATGCGGAAATTGCTGGGGCAACCGGCGGATGCCAAGCAGAAGTCGGTTCAGCATCCGCAATGGGCGCAGCAGCGGCTGTAGAAATAGCTGGTGGTACGCCCGCGCAAAGCTCCCAAGCTTTAGCGATTGCGATGTCTAATTTATTGGGACTAGTATGTGATCCAATTGCGGGACTAGTAGAAGTACCCTGCGTAAAAAGAAATGCAATTGGAGCTGGAAACGCTCTAATTGCAGCTGATATGGCATTAGCTGGATGTACTAGTGTTATCCCGGCTGATGAATGTATTGAAGCAATGAAAAAAGTAGGCCATCAAATGCCAGTAGCATTAAGAGAAACTGGTATTGGAGGATTAGCAGGCACTCCAACAGGACAGGCTATTAAGGCTAGAATTTTTGGAAAAGATGTTTAA
- a CDS encoding metal-sulfur cluster assembly factor, with protein MRTSEEIKQNIINQLATVIDPELGVDIVNLGLVYKLDLDEDGICLINMTLTTPACPLTEVLIELVNAAVMKVPEVKNVDVEFVWYPVWSPEKMSDQAKKHFGYDKR; from the coding sequence ATGCGCACTAGTGAAGAAATTAAACAAAATATTATTAATCAACTAGCAACTGTCATAGACCCGGAGTTAGGGGTAGATATTGTTAATCTAGGACTAGTTTACAAGCTTGACTTAGATGAAGATGGAATTTGTCTAATTAATATGACTTTAACCACTCCAGCTTGTCCTTTAACAGAAGTATTAATTGAATTAGTTAATGCTGCGGTTATGAAGGTTCCTGAAGTCAAAAATGTTGATGTTGAGTTCGTTTGGTACCCAGTTTGGAGTCCTGAGAAAATGAGTGATCAGGCTAAAAAACATTTTGGATATGATAAAAGATAA
- a CDS encoding pyruvate, water dikinase regulatory protein → MTEEKKENQKIVNLIIISDSVGDTAFNMVQAGAVQYPNIKFNYRRYPFITNREKLEKVFSEITEFENVLIAFTLIHEDEQLTVIKFAREHNMKYVDLLSGVIDNIHALTGEEPKHEIGAVHHMGQNYFDRISAMEFAVMYDDGKDPKGFLEADVVLLGVSRTSKTPLSLFLANKNLKVANLPLVPQTHIPDEIYKINPKKIIGLTNDPSVLNEIRRQRMIAYGLNPDTTYSNMDSINAELEAADKLYKKLGCYVINVAHRSIEETAALILEHLGIDDYAK, encoded by the coding sequence ATGACTGAAGAAAAAAAAGAAAATCAAAAAATTGTTAATTTAATTATTATCTCGGACTCTGTAGGTGATACAGCTTTCAATATGGTCCAAGCTGGTGCGGTGCAATATCCAAACATTAAATTTAACTACCGCCGCTATCCTTTTATTACAAATCGAGAAAAGCTAGAAAAAGTTTTTAGTGAAATCACAGAATTTGAAAACGTATTAATTGCCTTTACCTTGATTCACGAAGATGAACAATTGACTGTAATTAAATTTGCACGTGAACATAATATGAAATACGTCGACTTACTTTCTGGCGTAATTGATAACATTCATGCTTTAACTGGCGAAGAACCTAAACATGAAATTGGTGCTGTCCACCACATGGGTCAAAATTACTTTGATAGAATTTCTGCAATGGAATTTGCTGTTATGTATGATGACGGAAAAGATCCAAAAGGTTTCTTAGAAGCTGACGTTGTTTTACTTGGTGTTTCTCGAACTTCTAAGACTCCACTTTCTTTATTCTTAGCTAACAAAAATCTTAAGGTCGCTAATTTACCACTTGTACCTCAAACCCATATTCCCGATGAAATCTATAAGATTAATCCTAAGAAAATCATTGGTTTAACAAATGATCCGTCCGTTTTGAACGAGATCAGGCGACAAAGAATGATAGCCTATGGTTTGAACCCAGATACTACTTACTCTAATATGGATTCTATCAATGCAGAACTTGAAGCAGCTGATAAACTTTATAAAAAACTTGGTTGCTATGTAATTAACGTTGCTCATCGTTCAATTGAAGAAACAGCAGCACTAATTTTAGAACACCTCGGTATTGATGACTACGCTAAGTAA
- the rpsU gene encoding 30S ribosomal protein S21 has protein sequence MAKTIVHENESIDDALRRFKRSVSRSGTLQEYRKREFYEKPSVKRKLKSEAARKRRHY, from the coding sequence ATGGCTAAGACAATCGTTCACGAAAACGAGTCTATTGATGATGCTCTTCGTCGTTTCAAACGTTCCGTTTCTAGAAGTGGTACCTTGCAAGAATACCGCAAGCGTGAATTCTACGAAAAACCAAGCGTTAAGAGAAAGTTAAAATCCGAAGCTGCTCGTAAGCGTAGACATTATTAA
- a CDS encoding GatB/YqeY domain-containing protein: MSLNDTLMQDMKTAMKAKDKEALTTIRSLKAAVMNYKIKVGHDLTSDDELTVLSSALKQRKESLEEFTKAGRDDLINQTKNEMKLIEKYMPKQMSKEELEETVEETIKEVGASSKKDFGKVMQALMPKIKGKADGKAASSIVGKKLN; this comes from the coding sequence ATGTCACTAAATGATACTTTAATGCAAGATATGAAAACAGCTATGAAAGCCAAAGATAAGGAAGCCTTAACTACAATTCGCTCGCTTAAGGCGGCAGTAATGAATTATAAAATTAAAGTGGGACATGATCTAACTAGTGATGATGAATTAACAGTTTTGTCTAGCGCTCTTAAACAACGCAAAGAATCTTTAGAAGAATTTACTAAGGCTGGCAGAGATGATTTAATTAATCAAACAAAGAATGAAATGAAATTAATTGAAAAATACATGCCAAAGCAAATGTCTAAGGAAGAACTTGAAGAAACTGTTGAAGAAACAATTAAAGAAGTTGGAGCAAGTTCTAAAAAAGACTTTGGTAAAGTTATGCAAGCTTTAATGCCAAAAATTAAGGGTAAGGCTGATGGTAAAGCAGCTTCTTCAATTGTTGGTAAAAAGCTTAACTAA
- a CDS encoding PhoH family protein: MNLVGINDANLRLIEESYDVQVTDTGSEIEITGEESIVKKIMQIFTALDKVVTRGVTITATDVVSAIKMADKGTLEFFGELYNKILIRDAKGRPVRVKNMGQKRYIEAIQKYDVVFGIGPAGTGKTFLAVVMAIAAFKKGEVSRIILTRPAVEAGESLGFLPGDLKEKVDPYLRPIYDSLYAILGVEPTNRLMERGVIEVAPLAYMRGRTLDDAFVILDEAQNTTQAQMKMFLTRLGFNSKMVVNGDQTQIDLPGKAKSGLLQAEHILQNIEQVKFINFTFNDVVRHPVVAKIVRAYEEEGH, from the coding sequence ATGAATTTAGTTGGAATTAACGATGCAAATTTGCGTTTAATTGAAGAATCTTATGATGTGCAGGTAACTGATACTGGTAGTGAAATCGAAATAACCGGAGAAGAAAGCATTGTTAAGAAAATTATGCAAATTTTTACTGCTTTGGATAAGGTTGTTACCCGTGGAGTTACTATTACTGCAACTGATGTTGTTAGCGCAATTAAGATGGCAGATAAGGGAACTTTAGAATTTTTTGGAGAATTATATAATAAAATTCTAATTAGGGATGCTAAAGGTCGTCCAGTTCGCGTTAAGAATATGGGACAAAAACGCTATATTGAAGCTATTCAAAAATATGATGTCGTTTTTGGAATTGGACCAGCTGGTACAGGAAAGACTTTTCTAGCCGTAGTTATGGCGATTGCGGCCTTTAAAAAAGGAGAAGTGTCCCGGATTATTTTGACTAGACCAGCGGTAGAAGCAGGCGAATCATTAGGATTTCTTCCAGGTGATTTAAAAGAAAAAGTTGATCCATATTTAAGACCAATCTATGATTCTTTATATGCTATTTTAGGTGTAGAGCCAACCAACCGTTTAATGGAACGTGGGGTTATTGAAGTAGCTCCTCTAGCATATATGCGTGGTAGAACTTTGGATGATGCTTTTGTAATTCTAGACGAAGCACAAAATACAACACAGGCACAAATGAAGATGTTTTTAACAAGATTAGGATTTAATTCTAAAATGGTTGTCAATGGGGACCAGACCCAAATTGACTTGCCAGGAAAAGCAAAGAGTGGATTATTACAAGCTGAACATATTTTACAGAATATTGAGCAAGTAAAATTTATTAACTTTACTTTTAATGATGTTGTTCGTCATCCCGTTGTGGCCAAAATTGTTAGAGCATATGAAGAAGAGGGACACTAA
- the ybeY gene encoding rRNA maturation RNase YbeY has translation MNNLDISFNDEVNFLKDSDKDWIPWISNLLLSAKKEIHKENAQEMSINFVSSKKIHEINKKYRGKDRPTDVISFAIEDGLDEDFMSAFSDDPDFVEDIGDLFLCPEVIKRHSVEYETGFNREFGYTLVHGYLHLNGYDHIEDDEAKIMFGIQGKVLREYGLPLHPDQENHGKQIH, from the coding sequence TTGAATAATTTAGATATTTCTTTTAATGATGAAGTTAATTTCTTAAAAGATAGCGATAAAGATTGGATTCCATGGATTAGCAACTTATTATTATCAGCAAAAAAAGAGATTCATAAAGAGAATGCTCAAGAAATGAGTATTAACTTTGTTTCTTCCAAAAAAATCCATGAAATTAATAAGAAATACCGCGGCAAAGATCGTCCAACTGATGTAATCTCTTTTGCAATTGAAGATGGATTAGATGAAGACTTTATGAGTGCTTTTAGTGACGATCCTGATTTTGTAGAAGATATTGGGGATTTATTTCTTTGCCCTGAAGTTATCAAAAGACATAGTGTAGAGTATGAAACTGGATTTAATCGGGAGTTTGGTTATACACTAGTTCATGGATACCTTCACTTAAATGGTTATGATCATATCGAAGATGATGAAGCCAAGATTATGTTTGGTATCCAAGGTAAAGTTTTACGTGAATATGGACTTCCGCTTCATCCTGATCAAGAAAATCATGGAAAGCAAATTCACTAA